The following is a genomic window from Rhodoferax sp. PAMC 29310.
GTGTCGGCCAGTTTGAAGTTGGCCGCTGTGGGGGCGCCAACCGGGCGGGAAGCCAGTTGAATCTGGCGGTTTTCGGTGGTGGATTGGGTCATGGTGAGACGTCCTGAAATGAGGTTGAAGGGGAAGCCGATTTAGAGCGCGGCTTCAAGAATGCGGCGACTGATGGCCGGTGTGAGGTCGCGGTGTTCGCTGAGCTGGGTCATGCCGTGCTCTTCCAGTTGGCTGATTACGGTGTCAATGTCTTTGGCGCCCAGGCCGTAGTCCTTCAGGCGGGTGGGTATGCCCATTTGCTCAAAGAAGGCACGGGTTTTCTCAATGGCGGCCGTGACACGCTCCTCCTCCGTGCCCGTGGTGATGCCCCACACCCGTTCGCCGTATTGCAACAGCTTCTCGCGCTTTTGCACACGACGCTCTTGCAGCAGTGACGGCAGTACGATGGCCAGCGTGCGGGCGTGGTCGATGTTGTGCAGCGCGGTCAGCTCGTGGCCAATCATGTGGGTGGCCCAGTCCTGTGGCACGCCGGCACCAATCAGGCCGTTCAGGGCCAGGGTGGCGGTCCACATCAGGTTGGCGCGGTCTTCATACACCGGCTCCGGGGCGCTCAAGAGGCGCGGGCCGATGTCGATCAGGGTTTGCAGCAGGCTCTCGGCAAAGCGGTCTTGCACCAGGGCGTTGGACGGGTAGGTGAGGTATTGCTCGATGGTGTGCACAAAGGCATCCACCACGCCGTTGGCTATTTGCGGCAAGGGCAGTGTGTAGGTCTTGGTGGGGTCGAGCACCGAGAACAAGGGAAAGACCTTGGGGCTGCGAAACGGCCGCTTGGCACCAATGTCGCGGCGGGTGATGACGGCGGCATTGTTCATCTCGGAGCCGGTGGCGGGCAAGGTCAACACCGTGCCAAACGGCAGAGCCTGGGTGATCTTGCCACCCCAGCTCATCAAAATATCCCAAGGATCGCCCTCAAACAGTGCGGCAGCAGCTATAAATTTAGTAGCGTCAATGACCGAGCCTCCGCCCACAGCCAGAAGAAAGTCAAAGCCACCGTCGCGTACTTGCTGAACGGCCAGCATGGCGTTGTCAAAGCTAGGGTTGGGCTCAATACCGCTGAATGTTGCGTGTTGGCGCGCACCCAGCGCTTGGCGTACTTCGCCCAGGGTGCCTGTCTTTTCGGCACTGGCACCACCGACCAGAATCAGCACCTTCGCGTTGGCGGGTACCAGTTTGGCGATATCGGCGATGCGATCCTTGCCAAACACGATGTGGGTGGGGTTGTGGAAATCAAAGTTCAACATGGCAGTCCTTAGGGTTGAGGTGACGGAGAAACGAAAAGGTTAAAAATAGACCGGTCAACTAGAGGTGCAATGGTTTCAAAACCAAAGCCTGCATGGCTTACGCGTCCGGTCCCAGCAAAGCGTCGGTGCTGCGCAAGGCATGGTCAAACGGGCTGCTGTCGCGGCGCAGTTTGGCCAGCAAACTGGCACCCAGCCACAGCTCATACAGCGTCAACGCGGTGTCATCGGCCGCCAGCGTGGAGGGCACAGACCCATCGGTGCGGGCTTCTTCCAAGCACTGGGCAATGCGTTGCACCACGCGGTCGGTGCCGTCTCGCAGGGTCAGTCGCATGGCTTCAGAAATGTCCGCCACCTCGGCGCTGAGCTTGACGATCAGGCACTTGGGGCTGGCATTGATGGCGCTGCCGTCAGCGGCAATGCCGCACTGCTGGACGTTCCAGTACGACCAGTAGCGCATCAAGCGCGCGCGGGCCGGTGTGCCGTCATCGCTGAGCAAACTGTCCAGACGTGCCAAATAACCGTCCATGTAGCGATTGAGCAATTCCTCACCAAACCGCTCCTTGGAGCTGAAGTAGTG
Proteins encoded in this region:
- a CDS encoding TetR/AcrR family transcriptional regulator; the protein is MVTEQLSAKHHILDCGERLIATKGFVGVGLSEILSTANVPKGSFYHYFSSKERFGEELLNRYMDGYLARLDSLLSDDGTPARARLMRYWSYWNVQQCGIAADGSAINASPKCLIVKLSAEVADISEAMRLTLRDGTDRVVQRIAQCLEEARTDGSVPSTLAADDTALTLYELWLGASLLAKLRRDSSPFDHALRSTDALLGPDA
- a CDS encoding iron-containing alcohol dehydrogenase — encoded protein: MLNFDFHNPTHIVFGKDRIADIAKLVPANAKVLILVGGASAEKTGTLGEVRQALGARQHATFSGIEPNPSFDNAMLAVQQVRDGGFDFLLAVGGGSVIDATKFIAAAALFEGDPWDILMSWGGKITQALPFGTVLTLPATGSEMNNAAVITRRDIGAKRPFRSPKVFPLFSVLDPTKTYTLPLPQIANGVVDAFVHTIEQYLTYPSNALVQDRFAESLLQTLIDIGPRLLSAPEPVYEDRANLMWTATLALNGLIGAGVPQDWATHMIGHELTALHNIDHARTLAIVLPSLLQERRVQKREKLLQYGERVWGITTGTEEERVTAAIEKTRAFFEQMGIPTRLKDYGLGAKDIDTVISQLEEHGMTQLSEHRDLTPAISRRILEAAL